A genomic stretch from Coffea arabica cultivar ET-39 chromosome 10c, Coffea Arabica ET-39 HiFi, whole genome shotgun sequence includes:
- the LOC113714127 gene encoding uncharacterized protein gives MTLVPLTPQQVHENQLRLQQEHEREVAKRSPNSQAIIRAPTERTSNPGTSGRLDKRPNLLAKNREICKLLLSKQVVYILYCKEVILLSHEALNDLPPEISSLLQEFEDVLPDEIPSSLPPLRGIEHQIDFIPGTSLPNRPAYKMGPEETKEIQRQVDELLERG, from the coding sequence ATGACACTTGTTCCTCTCACACCTCAGCAGGTGCATGAAAACCAATTGCGTTTGCAACAGGAGCATGAACGAGAGGTGGCTAAAAGGTCACCCAATTCTCAGGCAATCATTAGAGCACCGACCGAGAGGACATCCAACCCTGGTACATCTGGTCGATTGGACAAACGCCCTAACTTGCTTGCAAAGAACAGGGAAATTTGCAAATTACTTTTGTCCAAACAAGTTGTTTATATCTTATATTGCAAAGAAGTGATTTTACTTTCCCATGAAGCACTCAATGACTTACCTCCTGAAATCTCCTCTTTATTACAAGAATTTGAGGACGTTTTACCAGATGAGATCCCCAGTAGTCTGCCACCACTTAGAGGGATCGAGCACCAGATCGACTTCATTCCTGGAACATCCTTACCTAACAGACCGGCCTACAagatgggccctgaggagactaAGGAGATCCAACGGCAAGTAGATGAGCTCTTAGAGAGAGGTTAG